A single Anatilimnocola floriformis DNA region contains:
- a CDS encoding DUF6978 family protein yields MPFTNEEFEELLSDPDKIVAGDVKWCDDEDHSPAKEFTLDVATSKGHPLFVRGSYNHEAKALSYVMILKGTGRVYALDLGKDHRNPSTGQLVGEKHKHRWSEENRDKEAYVPKDITEPATDPPAVWKQFCVEAGLKHEGDFPSPVPQPGFFE; encoded by the coding sequence ATGCCGTTTACGAATGAAGAATTTGAAGAACTGCTGTCTGATCCAGACAAAATTGTAGCTGGCGATGTTAAGTGGTGCGATGACGAAGATCACTCTCCAGCAAAGGAATTCACGCTGGATGTGGCTACTTCGAAAGGCCATCCATTGTTCGTTCGCGGCAGTTACAACCACGAAGCGAAAGCCCTCTCCTATGTCATGATTTTGAAGGGAACAGGGCGCGTTTACGCTCTGGACTTAGGTAAGGACCACCGCAATCCATCAACAGGACAACTAGTCGGAGAGAAGCACAAACATAGATGGAGCGAAGAAAATCGGGACAAAGAAGCCTACGTCCCGAAAGACATTACTGAACCTGCAACTGATCCGCCGGCGGTTTGGAAGCAGTTTTGTGTGGAGGCTGGATTAAAGCACGAAGGAGACTTTCCTTCGCCAGTTCCACAGCCAGGATTTTTCGAATGA
- a CDS encoding sulfate ABC transporter substrate-binding protein has protein sequence MSLHTSWSLRIFTCSILAIVGCSTAPSEVSPKDSAPAATPMKPAPAAVTILNASYDPTREFYSEFNQTFADDWKQKSGQEVTVNQSHAGSGKQARSVIDGLEADVVTLSVGYDLNAMSRKGLMSEDWQARLPNNSCPYTSTIVFLVRKGNPKGLRDWSDLTKPGVELVTPNPKTGGASRWCYLAAWGFALHRELGDWKALQDPARAAEVKQADEKARQFVGDLYRRVVVLDSGSRGSAQTFKNGIGDALLTWENEAFLMLKQPGAEYEMIAPSISILAEPAVAVVDKVVDKRKTREIAQAYLEYLYSAPGQQLVAKHFYRPAFPELIEGEQNKQFAPIKFFSIAEVFGGWDTAQALHFDDGGVYDQIYAEKK, from the coding sequence ATGAGCCTGCACACCTCCTGGAGCCTGCGCATCTTTACCTGCTCCATTCTCGCGATCGTGGGCTGCTCGACTGCCCCCAGCGAAGTTTCGCCGAAAGATAGCGCGCCCGCCGCTACGCCGATGAAGCCAGCGCCAGCCGCGGTGACAATTCTGAATGCCTCTTACGATCCCACTCGCGAGTTCTATTCCGAGTTCAACCAAACCTTTGCAGACGACTGGAAACAAAAGTCGGGCCAGGAGGTGACCGTCAACCAATCGCACGCCGGTTCCGGCAAACAGGCTCGCTCGGTGATCGACGGTCTGGAAGCCGATGTAGTTACGCTCTCGGTCGGTTACGACCTGAATGCCATGTCGCGGAAAGGCTTAATGAGCGAAGACTGGCAGGCGCGCCTGCCGAATAATTCCTGCCCGTACACTTCCACGATTGTGTTCCTGGTCAGGAAGGGAAACCCCAAGGGCCTGCGCGACTGGAGTGATCTGACCAAGCCGGGCGTGGAACTGGTTACTCCCAATCCGAAGACCGGCGGCGCGTCGCGCTGGTGCTATCTCGCGGCTTGGGGATTTGCCCTGCATCGTGAACTGGGAGATTGGAAAGCACTCCAAGATCCGGCCCGCGCTGCCGAGGTGAAGCAAGCCGACGAAAAGGCTCGGCAGTTCGTGGGCGACCTCTACCGGCGAGTGGTCGTGCTGGATTCCGGTTCGCGCGGCTCGGCCCAGACATTCAAAAACGGCATCGGCGATGCCTTGCTCACCTGGGAGAACGAAGCGTTTTTGATGCTGAAACAGCCGGGTGCCGAGTACGAAATGATTGCCCCCAGCATCAGCATTCTGGCCGAGCCGGCAGTGGCGGTGGTTGATAAAGTCGTGGACAAGCGAAAGACTCGCGAAATTGCTCAGGCCTACTTGGAGTACCTCTACTCAGCGCCGGGGCAGCAACTGGTGGCGAAGCACTTCTATCGCCCCGCGTTTCCGGAATTAATCGAAGGCGAGCAGAATAAACAATTCGCTCCGATCAAGTTCTTCAGCATCGCCGAAGTCTTTGGCGGCTGGGACACTGCGCAAGCGCTGCACTTCGACGATGGCGGCGTCTACGACCAGATCTATGCGGAGAAGAAATAG
- a CDS encoding DUF1828 domain-containing protein, which produces MINPCEIINQRNGELFTCESFGRYTKIHTPYLLPDGDVIDLFLRDDGNFHTLTDLGETTRWLRMQTNVSKRTSRQTSLIFDIVSTLGIEFFKGALNIRVDNVNDIAEALTRLGQGCVRVSDVWFTMRSRAGETVTEEVAQFLTENKVEFQQGEKRPGRSGRVWTIDFHTKSPNKNSLVQVLTSGTKDASNRMTEHVVSLFHDLSHLRASTGNGTRFISLFDDTADVWKEEDFKFVESISDVCFWSRPDEFLSAIVA; this is translated from the coding sequence ATGATCAACCCTTGTGAAATTATCAATCAGCGAAATGGCGAGCTTTTTACGTGCGAATCATTTGGCCGGTACACGAAAATTCACACGCCTTATCTTCTTCCAGATGGCGATGTGATCGATCTGTTCCTTCGCGACGATGGCAACTTTCACACGCTTACCGATCTGGGTGAAACAACACGCTGGCTGCGCATGCAGACAAACGTGTCAAAGCGCACGTCCAGGCAGACTAGTTTGATTTTTGACATCGTTTCAACCCTTGGAATCGAGTTTTTTAAGGGTGCGCTGAATATTCGGGTTGATAACGTAAACGACATCGCGGAAGCTCTCACGCGACTCGGGCAGGGGTGTGTGCGTGTGTCCGACGTATGGTTCACGATGCGTTCACGCGCTGGAGAGACTGTGACCGAAGAGGTGGCGCAATTTCTTACGGAAAACAAGGTCGAGTTTCAGCAGGGCGAGAAACGCCCCGGGCGGTCTGGTCGTGTTTGGACGATTGACTTTCATACCAAGTCGCCAAACAAAAATTCCCTTGTGCAAGTTCTGACGAGCGGGACAAAAGATGCCAGCAATCGCATGACAGAGCATGTTGTAAGTCTCTTTCATGACCTCAGCCACCTGCGCGCCTCAACGGGAAATGGCACTCGTTTCATTTCGCTGTTTGACGATACGGCTGACGTTTGGAAAGAAGAGGACTTCAAATTTGTTGAGTCAATTTCCGACGTTTGCTTTTGGTCGCGCCCAGACGAGTTTCTAAGCGCGATTGTGGCGTGA
- a CDS encoding DUF1559 domain-containing protein, translating into MFLQAQRPAFRAFTLVELLVVIAIIGVIVALLLPAVQAAREAARRMSCQNNLRQFGIALHNYHDTHGVFPPQRLEEPNHGWMSMMLPQIEQGNLHAIYKFNVNWQHVDNQPAVTTKIKIAVCPSAPGANRRDTVVTNKFAAVSDYAIPGNVAPALYTGNGLPAAGDTRGIISGNAGTRMAEVTDGLSNTILLLEDAGRPEFWLRGKRGPASTNDGCGNADVVDGRVKGAGWADPASDIPPHSFAVNGLTCPGPCVMNCTNNNEAYSFHPGGISIVLGDSSVRFLSDTISVRTFAAMITCGCGELIE; encoded by the coding sequence ATGTTTCTCCAGGCACAACGGCCCGCTTTTCGTGCGTTTACGCTGGTCGAACTGCTGGTCGTCATCGCTATCATCGGCGTCATTGTTGCGCTGTTGCTCCCCGCAGTGCAGGCGGCGCGAGAAGCGGCTCGGCGAATGTCGTGTCAGAACAATCTGCGCCAGTTTGGCATTGCGCTGCACAACTATCACGACACGCACGGAGTCTTTCCGCCTCAGCGACTAGAAGAGCCGAACCACGGTTGGATGTCGATGATGCTGCCACAAATCGAACAAGGAAATCTGCACGCGATTTACAAGTTCAATGTCAACTGGCAGCACGTCGACAATCAGCCGGCGGTTACCACTAAGATCAAGATCGCCGTTTGCCCATCCGCGCCTGGCGCCAATCGCCGTGACACGGTGGTGACCAACAAATTCGCAGCAGTTTCCGACTATGCGATTCCAGGCAACGTCGCCCCTGCACTTTATACGGGCAATGGCTTGCCAGCGGCTGGCGACACCAGAGGGATCATCTCGGGGAATGCCGGCACGCGAATGGCTGAAGTTACCGATGGACTTTCCAACACCATCCTGCTTTTGGAAGATGCCGGCCGGCCTGAGTTCTGGTTGCGTGGTAAGCGCGGTCCGGCTTCGACTAATGATGGCTGTGGTAACGCCGATGTCGTGGATGGCCGAGTAAAAGGCGCCGGGTGGGCTGATCCCGCCAGCGATATCCCGCCCCACAGCTTTGCGGTCAACGGTCTGACTTGCCCCGGACCATGCGTGATGAATTGCACAAACAACAACGAGGCCTACTCCTTTCATCCTGGCGGCATCAGCATCGTGCTGGGGGACAGCAGCGTCCGATTTTTGTCCGACACCATCAGCGTGCGAACTTTCGCCGCCATGATCACATGCGGCTGTGGCGAACTCATCGAATGA
- a CDS encoding ferritin-like domain-containing protein — MDTLLELLEDQIKDLYSAENQLTKALPKLAKKAASESLADAFTSHLKETNGQIERLQKVGELLKIKLTGKKCKAMEGLIEEGKEVLEEEGKSAVIDSALIGAAQRVEHYEIAAYGTAKAMAEHLGFAKVVKLLEQTLAEESECDEKLSSISLDEILPATDVTEEDSAVEEVDPPKPTRKKASARK, encoded by the coding sequence ATGGATACGCTCCTAGAATTGCTCGAAGATCAGATCAAGGATCTCTACAGCGCAGAGAACCAGTTGACGAAAGCTCTACCCAAATTGGCCAAGAAGGCGGCTTCGGAATCACTCGCGGACGCATTCACTTCGCACCTCAAAGAAACGAACGGACAGATCGAACGGCTGCAAAAGGTTGGCGAGTTGCTGAAAATCAAACTCACCGGCAAGAAATGCAAGGCCATGGAAGGGCTAATCGAGGAAGGTAAGGAAGTGCTGGAAGAGGAAGGTAAGTCGGCAGTCATCGACTCTGCGTTGATCGGCGCCGCACAACGCGTCGAACACTACGAGATCGCAGCTTACGGCACCGCCAAAGCGATGGCTGAACACCTGGGGTTTGCGAAGGTCGTGAAGCTGCTTGAGCAAACGCTTGCCGAAGAATCCGAGTGCGACGAAAAGCTTTCGAGTATTTCACTCGATGAAATCCTGCCTGCAACGGATGTGACCGAAGAGGATTCAGCTGTGGAGGAAGTCGACCCGCCGAAGCCTACTCGCAAAAAAGCCTCGGCGCGCAAATAG
- a CDS encoding ribbon-helix-helix domain-containing protein, whose translation MATLTLRQERLAAWTDNGEQFENGFLIDVAESRSGPQAHPFGEQRDDLHGLIHADPHAAQRVRAVREPLAAFQALVKRDGAGRKAGAEGKAVLVTASVPSEVAEQFDKLREAKGWTRSYAVSEAIRGLLGKES comes from the coding sequence GTGGCGACGCTCACCTTGCGGCAGGAACGCCTTGCAGCGTGGACCGACAACGGCGAGCAATTCGAGAATGGTTTTCTGATCGACGTTGCAGAATCGCGAAGTGGCCCGCAAGCTCATCCCTTCGGCGAGCAGCGTGACGATTTGCACGGCCTTATCCATGCCGATCCGCATGCCGCCCAGCGTGTTCGTGCTGTGCGTGAACCGCTTGCCGCATTCCAGGCACTTGTAAAACGTGACGGCGCAGGCCGGAAAGCCGGGGCCGAAGGGAAGGCGGTTTTAGTGACCGCCAGCGTGCCGAGCGAAGTGGCGGAGCAGTTTGACAAGCTGCGAGAAGCGAAGGGCTGGACGCGTTCCTATGCGGTTAGTGAAGCCATTCGCGGGCTGCTAGGCAAAGAGTCCTAG
- a CDS encoding acyl-CoA desaturase, protein MIVPFLGLVAAVVSLWGWGFRWTDFALLFSMYLLTVLGITVGFHRLFTHRSFNTSKTVQVILAILGSMAVQGPLLQWVALHRRHHQHSDGPEDPHSPHHQGQGISGLLRGLWHAHMGWMFGSRPNDLQNYVKDLSQNKTLQAVSRLFPLWVALGLILPAAIGWLLVGSVSGAWTGFIWGGLVRILFVHHVTWSINSVCHVWGQRPFKSSDESRNNAWFGILGLGEGWHNTHHAFPTSARHGLWWWQIDVSYIVIRSLEAFRLAWNVKIPSQAAIARGSS, encoded by the coding sequence GTGATCGTTCCGTTCCTGGGCTTGGTTGCAGCCGTCGTCTCGCTCTGGGGGTGGGGCTTTCGTTGGACGGACTTCGCGCTCTTGTTCTCCATGTACCTGCTTACCGTTTTGGGCATTACCGTCGGGTTTCATCGCTTGTTCACTCACCGTTCGTTCAATACGAGCAAAACGGTGCAAGTCATCCTGGCGATACTCGGCTCTATGGCAGTTCAGGGCCCCTTGCTGCAGTGGGTCGCCCTCCATCGTCGCCATCATCAGCACAGCGATGGGCCAGAAGACCCGCATTCGCCGCATCACCAAGGCCAGGGTATCAGCGGATTGCTTCGCGGCCTGTGGCATGCGCACATGGGCTGGATGTTTGGATCCAGGCCGAATGACCTGCAGAATTACGTGAAAGACTTGAGTCAGAACAAGACACTTCAGGCGGTTAGTCGGCTGTTTCCCTTGTGGGTTGCGCTGGGCCTGATTCTGCCGGCCGCGATCGGCTGGCTACTGGTGGGATCGGTCAGTGGCGCGTGGACAGGTTTTATCTGGGGCGGTCTAGTGCGGATTTTATTTGTGCACCATGTTACTTGGAGCATCAACTCGGTGTGCCACGTCTGGGGACAGAGGCCTTTCAAGAGCAGTGATGAGAGTCGAAACAATGCTTGGTTCGGCATCCTCGGACTCGGCGAAGGTTGGCACAACACTCATCATGCGTTTCCCACCTCTGCCCGCCACGGACTGTGGTGGTGGCAAATCGACGTGAGCTATATCGTTATCCGTTCGTTGGAAGCATTTCGGCTGGCTTGGAATGTGAAAATACCTTCGCAGGCTGCCATCGCGCGTGGAAGTAGCTAA